In Rubrobacter naiadicus, the following are encoded in one genomic region:
- a CDS encoding FAD-dependent oxidoreductase, giving the protein DEELLRSFAERYFPEGCGPTMSLATCMFTNTPDNHFIIDLHPEYPQVVVASPCSGHGFKFASVVGEILADLAESGTTRHDISLFRLNRFQLGLGLPGADHRRESRRTAAQEKARFNGHSEYYSQGVASIKTPW; this is encoded by the coding sequence AAGACGAGGAGCTCCTGAGGAGCTTTGCGGAGAGGTACTTCCCGGAGGGGTGCGGGCCGACGATGAGCCTTGCGACCTGCATGTTCACCAACACGCCGGACAACCACTTCATCATCGACCTGCATCCCGAGTACCCTCAGGTTGTGGTGGCCTCGCCGTGCTCGGGGCACGGCTTCAAGTTTGCGAGCGTGGTGGGTGAGATCCTGGCGGACCTCGCCGAGAGCGGCACGACCCGCCACGACATAAGCCTCTTCCGCCTGAATCGTTTCCAATTGGGTTTGGGTCTTCCAGGGGCCGACCACAGGCGCGAGTCGAGAAGAACAGCGGCCCAGGAAAAGGCACGGTTCAATGGTCATTCTGAATACTACTCACAGGGGGTGGCTAGCATAAAGACGCCGTGGTGA